ATCGAGAGTTTGATCTTGGTGGCGCGCCGCTACTTAAAGATTGGTGGACCGGTGAGCTGCGCCCTGCCAGTGCGGCAAATGCCACTTCCTCGCCTCAGCAAGACGAGCAAGACGCCACCCGTGAGCCTAGCGCAGATAATCCGCGCAGCAGTCATTTGCCACGCCGTCCAGAAGTGCGCGAAGCGCTAGAAGATGAAGATGAAGAGCCAGAAGAAGAAGGCCTGTTTATGGTGCAACTCGATGAGCCGCACCAGCAAGCCGAGGATCCTTTTGGTCTTAATCGCCCCATGGATAAAGATGAAGACACCAGCGCCGATGACTTTGGCGACATGTTGTCAGACTTACCCGAAGCGCGATTAGTATCAACACCTGGCACGCCAAAAGAAGTATTGATAGCCGACGATCCGCCCGACACTAATACCGCCATGCAACTCAAGCGCGCGGTACAAGAAGAGCGCGGTATTATCTATCCGGAATGGGAGTTTCGTAGCCAAACCTATCGTGAGCCCGGTGCCACAGTGCGCGTGCTGCCAAACTTATTAGGCACTCAAGCGTGGGTAGATGAAACGCTAGAGCACCATCAAAGTTTGCTTAACCAAATTAAGCGCAACTTTGAAATGCTTAGCGCGCGTCGTGTTACTAAGCGCAAGCAACTCGATGGTGACGATATTGACCTTAACGCTTGGATTGAAAGCTACAGCGATTTTCGCGCCGGTGGCGCCTTATCTGATGCCCTTTATCAAACACGACGCACTGCCGAGCGCGACTTAGCCATTACCTTACTCATAGATGTTAGTGGCTCTACCGACAGCTGGGTGAGCGAAAATAGACGCATTATTGATGTGGAGCGTGAAGCTTTATTGTTAGTGTGCATTGCGCTACAAAGCATGGGCGAGCCCTATTGCATACAAGCCTTCTCCGGCGAGGGACCCGACTTAGTTATCTTGCGTGAGCTGAAAAGCTTTAATGAGCCGTTTAGTAATGAAGTGGCATTGCGTATTAGTGGCCTTGAGCCAGAGCGCTACACGCGCGCCGGTGCCGCCCTTCGCCATGCTACGCACTCTTTAATGCAACAGCCTGCCAGCCATCGCCTGTTACTGTTTTTATCTGATGGCAAACCCAATGATAAAGACGAATACGAAGGGCAATACGGTGTAGAAGATATGCGCCAAGCCGTTATTGAAGCCACCATGCAAGGCATTTCTGCATTTTGCTTAACTATAGATCGCCAAGCACCCAGCTATTTGCCACGCATTTTTGGTGCCCACCATTACGCACTACTGCCACGACCTGAGCAACTACCTACCGCGTTATTAGATTGGCTAAAACGCTTGGTTATTCACTAGTTTGCTCACTTAAATAAGCTAAGTCCGCGCCAGCGGGCTTAGCTCAGCGATGGCATCAAGCCAAGCCGCGGGCTCTTGAGCTCCCGTGAGCAAATGCTGATCATTAATAATAAAAGCCGGTACCGAGCTAATACCTAGTTGCTGGTAATAGGCTTGTTCTTCTCGCACCACAGCCCCATAGTCATTATTAGCTAACACAGTGCGCGCCGGCGCAACCGCGAGCCCTACTTCACTCACACAATCGAGTAAGACCTCTGGCTGAGACACATCTTTCGCTTGTCCAAAATAGGCATTAAATAACGCTTGAGTCAGCGCCGTTTGCCAGCCCTGCTCTGCCGCCCATTTAACTAAGCGGTGGGCGTCAAACGTATTACAAATAGGACGCGCGTGAATTTTATTAAAATTAATCCCTAGCGATTGAGCAAGCGTTTGCAGATGGGCTTGCATCTGGTGCATCTCTTGCTCACTACGCCCATACTTTTGTGCCAACGCCGGCAAAATAAGCTCACCTTGGCCGCGGTATTCAGGACGTAACTCAAAAGCGCGCCAATGAAGCGTAAATAGATAATCTGCGCTTAACTGTGCCATCGCTTGCTCTAATCGGGCATAGCCAATAGCACACCAAGGGCAGGCAATATCTGACACTATATCGATGTGTATAGACTGCAAAATAAACCTCTCTTAAGCCTCTAATGAATGCTAAAGGCCGCCTGAATAGACGGCCTTTCTTAACCTGCAGTACAGCATTATTTTTTAGGGTGCCAGCGCTCATCTTCCCCTTTCGCGTACTTATGCTTTACCGCCGCCCACGCCACTTTATGCGCCGTTTCTTCGCGAGAGCTATCGCCTTGGCGTTCTTCAGCACTTTTATACTCATCATAAGCACTATTAAAGGCCGCGCGATAAATAT
This genomic window from Oceanisphaera avium contains:
- a CDS encoding nitric oxide reductase activation protein NorD produces the protein MAEPEDLLSDAARHATIFTRKMWRRYRPLPVGPPTAMLVDVAPRLDLLITAVMGQSYALRLAQHPAHPTFLSRLFGRVQAPWLQNAIPATNGRYIWLPADTNITDIQQGYELYRVMALQQALRAQRGSVEPHGLTSALQQDVYLLLEAWACDAELVRQLPGMTDAVQRARLHALQQRPPLTRFSKARRPLELWLRQLLESSVSDSKMPLSSHPAQSRWLAQELIHSKALLINTPEHPDPQHREFDLGGAPLLKDWWTGELRPASAANATSSPQQDEQDATREPSADNPRSSHLPRRPEVREALEDEDEEPEEEGLFMVQLDEPHQQAEDPFGLNRPMDKDEDTSADDFGDMLSDLPEARLVSTPGTPKEVLIADDPPDTNTAMQLKRAVQEERGIIYPEWEFRSQTYREPGATVRVLPNLLGTQAWVDETLEHHQSLLNQIKRNFEMLSARRVTKRKQLDGDDIDLNAWIESYSDFRAGGALSDALYQTRRTAERDLAITLLIDVSGSTDSWVSENRRIIDVEREALLLVCIALQSMGEPYCIQAFSGEGPDLVILRELKSFNEPFSNEVALRISGLEPERYTRAGAALRHATHSLMQQPASHRLLLFLSDGKPNDKDEYEGQYGVEDMRQAVIEATMQGISAFCLTIDRQAPSYLPRIFGAHHYALLPRPEQLPTALLDWLKRLVIH
- a CDS encoding DsbA family oxidoreductase — its product is MQSIHIDIVSDIACPWCAIGYARLEQAMAQLSADYLFTLHWRAFELRPEYRGQGELILPALAQKYGRSEQEMHQMQAHLQTLAQSLGINFNKIHARPICNTFDAHRLVKWAAEQGWQTALTQALFNAYFGQAKDVSQPEVLLDCVSEVGLAVAPARTVLANNDYGAVVREEQAYYQQLGISSVPAFIINDQHLLTGAQEPAAWLDAIAELSPLART
- the chaB gene encoding putative cation transport regulator ChaB: MPYSANKDLPDNVTNVLPSHAQDIYRAAFNSAYDEYKSAEERQGDSSREETAHKVAWAAVKHKYAKGEDERWHPKK